The Vanacampus margaritifer isolate UIUO_Vmar chromosome 20, RoL_Vmar_1.0, whole genome shotgun sequence genome contains the following window.
ctagctagcgagcgtTGGCCAAGGCTTTATGCTAACAAGCAACATGTCCCCGATGCTTTGCTAACGTTGTGAACCGCACAGATTTATAAATACTTGTTTCTTTATACAGTAAGtgcgtttttatttcattttgacttttctttttttagtttgaactcatttttagagcaagtttgttagtttttttgtgttatttgctACCTTCGGCGTCTAATATTGGCACAGCTGACGTACTTATTCACTCGCCGTACTTAAGTGCAGatacttgagtaaaaaaaaaaaagacacttgtaAAAGTCTAAGAATTGATTTGACTCTaataaaaagaatgaaaaaaagaagacagaatttaaaatttataaagtgagagctagcaagctagctagcgttGGCCAAGGCTTTATGCTAACAAGCAACGTGTCCTCATTGCTTTGCTAACGTTGTGAACCGCACAGATTTATAAATACTTGTTTCATTataagtgtgtttttatttcattttaactttttttttttttttttagcgcatgtttgttagtttttttaatgttttgttttaggtttgtttttaataatttcagtattagtttaaataaaaaaaattatattaatgtatggagtatttgtcaagCGTAATATAGAAATAAGTCACTAAGTATTATGTTGTAAATTACAACTCTCAAATAGCTGGCCTTCCTTCTTTTGCAGCTACAGaagtaccaaaataaataatttaatttgaaccatgaaagcaaaaaaaaaaaaaaaatagtttcagCTTGTTTTATAAATTTAAGTTGCACCGGTAATTtcagtttgattttatttgattaacgGAAATGTTTTTCCAGTTTTATTTCAttcgtttttgttaaataataaatttggaacTGCATGACAAAATGGTACACTATCGAACATTgtcgctgcaaaaaaaaaaaaaaagtttataattGCCTGTATATGACACAAGACGGCGGCAAAGCTACGTTTTCATCATCACTTCATCATTCCCTTGACACCACCATGTCACCATATCCTGACACCCGCCCCTTTACCTTGCTGAGAGGAGTCAATCGAGGGCTGGTTGCAGTCCTGAGCGTAATGTCCGCTCACGCCGCAGTTGGAACAGGACACGCTCCCGTTCTTCTTATTGACTCCGCCGCCCCCCGGCATAGGAGCCTGCAGCATCCCCAAAGGATTCGGGTACACCTGCTGGTAAATGCATTGAAAAGACGCGCCCGGCGTCATCTGCTGCTGCAGGTTGTAGCTGGTGGCCGCCACCACCTGCGTGCTCAGCATGTGTGACGGCACGTCCGCGCGGCTGTGAGGGTGCGAGTGGAGGGGGCCGTAGGCTGAAGGGTGGCCGGCGTAGAAGGGCGGCAGGGCGGCGGCCCCGTTGGCCTGGTGGGGCGGCTGGCCTTGGGTGAGGTAGCTGTTGATGCGCAGGCTCGTCAGTTGCAAGAGAGGCGGCGGAACGCTGAACACCTGCCGCACCGCCGCCATTTGGTGGTTCGGGAAGAAGAGCGGCGCTTGGCAGCcgttgccgccgccgccgcctcgacTGCCGCAGTTGTTGTGGCAGCCGCAGGTCCCGCAGCCCATCAGATGCTGTTGCGGCgggggtggcggcggcggcggcggtgccggCGGCGCCACTTGTTGCTGCGGAGTTTGTTGAAGTGCGATCGGATTGTTGCTGTCGCTGGCGTTGCTGTACGGGATGCAGTCGCTGTGAGCAAGTGCTGGGCTGGGGGCGGGGCCCGGGGTGTGCGTGGGGACGGCCGGAGGCACGAGTCCGCTAGTTGCGGCCGCGCCTCCGGGTGGCAAGCCGTAGGGAGGTGGCAGAGCAGACGGTAAGGTTAAACCAGGGTGCTTGGCAGACGTGCTCTCTGACGAGCCGTCGTGACCGCCTTGGTTATGCGCCAACGCTGTTTTGAACCTCTGGACAGGAGGCTGGAAGCCCATAGATGGAATACCAAAAGTTGGCATGATGTCCCTTTTATCCGGTTCTCCGGGGCCTGGCAGAACCGGACCCACGGGGGGCATCGGCATCATCGGCGGCTTCCTATCTGGGAGGATGTTTTGGCTGGGAAGCGGAGGGTCGCACGTGCCGTTAGGGAGCACGTCAGGCAGCGTGTGCAAGAAGGATAGAGGGGGGAACTGGATGCTGTTCTCGAGGACGGGAAAGTCCGTCTGGGGTGTGTGGTGGTTGGGGGACAAAGGGTGGACAGGCGTGGGGTCAGCTTGATGGGTGAAGAACATGCCGGGGCCTGCTGCTTTGAAGGAGTCATCAGAGTGGCTGTCAGTGTCTGTGGCGGGGGGTTAGAAAGCAGGAATATATTGCCGGTCAAATATCATCCATTCACACTATTATTTCATAAAAACAGACCATGACGCCAGCAATATGATAGTTATAAAACTCTAgcgatagaccgattatcagcacccgatattcagcattttgacaagagatccttaaaaaaaatctgactgcCAATAATAGATGTATTTAAAACGGTGTTAACGTCAGGgaattatttattcaaaatttcagttaactttataggaGGAGCTGCTGACCCTGGCTCTAAATTACGTGGAAATTTAACATTTCATATATTATTAGTATAGAACACAATAGGGAGCTGGAGATTTCAGTGACAATTAATACCCTCTCCAAATATCGATTATCGGCCTTCTTGAcgactaataatcagtatcggaTTATCGATATTATccctgaaggaaaaaaacacatcgtTTGCATGTTTAAATTTCCATATGACTTTTTAATCCTcgtaaagtatttttatttttttttctcgacatAAGTAAAAGAAGCCAAAAATTGGCTCACTATTGGAAGTGTGATATCTAAAtaatttctgaatatttttttacttgcgaccactcaaaatgttcagtggcatcagacctatccatacatatgtagtttttatttatttgtttgtaatgccctctatggacaataaaagcaataatgtgacaataataattttgaaattttagacatgccattttgaacttcaatATTTTGGACAAATGGGTGCAATTTCAGCTCACtcggtgattttttttttttctttatatgctttatatttgatattaataatattaatacaaagCAAAAAGCCAAACATTGGACAAATACCTTaatgaatatttaatttaataattcctTAAACAAATGTCTATTGTTTacgattttaatttaataataataataatttaaaaaatgcaaatgaacatttcaacaaaataaagatttttcttctttttttttttacactcataAAAATAGGCTCCGTTACCGGTATGATGGTCGCAATAGAAACGGTTGTTTAAAAATCCGACTTTCTGAatttgccttttatttttttctgtacctttattattatcatcctcGCTATCCAGACTCTCTGCTCCTCTGTGTTGAGGACTTGATGGAGAACTGTAGCTCTCTGATGACGTTTCACCAAATGTGTCCGGTCCAGAACCGCCAGCAACGGCTACCGAGCCTAAATTGTACATATTGGCCACAGGATTAACAAAAGCTCATCGACATCATATTTTAGGCGGTTGAAAATACAACTAGCATAACTACAAagctaaaacaaaacacaagtttCCAGGCATGACAACACAAACATCCACCTTTCTTCTGAGGCAAATAAGTCGGTGCCAGATTCCCATTGGTCACACGTGACGATCCCTTTTCTGTGTctctggaaacaaaaaaaacgacaataAAATCATCATCTTCCACATTCACAAAAATGATTTTGCTCCATTTTACTTCCTGCAAACTAACTGGCCTCGAGTTAATTTGACCAGATGATCGGAGACGTACCCGTCCGCTGGCTGGACTTTGCTTTTGGTCTTGGCTCCTGCGTGGCTTCTCTTCTCTGTGTCCTGAAGGGACACACGGTCAAACTTCAGGTCCACTCAAAGCCGTATTTCTTTTTGATTTGATCAAGTTCTGATCCGTTttattgtgacaaaaaaaaaatggatgccaATGATGGGTCCACCTGTTCAGCTTCCGGCACGCTCCTCAGTTTGAAGCCTCTCTTCCTCCTTTCTGCCGGACCGCCGAGCTCAGCGACGTGAGGCCCCCTCCGACTATCTCCTTGAGGGCCTTTGGCACTGGACAGACTGAAGACAAGTCTTCTGAAAGTGATCAATACGGTAGATGCTTTTGATTGTGACTATTTTCCACTTTCTTCTACTGACCTTTGACTTGCACTCTTGGCGCCGTGCTTTTTCTTGTGCCCCTGACTGTATGATTCTAAATCGACAAAAGTATAAGAAATAGCAGCTTTTATCATAAGGCAcatttttgagtgatcttttttttctccccggtTTAAATTGATGCCAACACATCTCCAAAGAAAACAACCAGCACTTTGTTCAGGTTTATACATTACAAGAGAAATGTTCACTTTGGATTATTGCATTATGCAAATGTAGTTCTAACGCCttgtactacttttttttttaaatatatatagttactcattttttctctccatgcTAAAATCTCTtcttttgtgtctgtgtgtgtgtgtgtgtgtgtgtgtgtgggggtgagCTCTCACCTTCATCCTGACTAGAGGCGTCCGAACAATCACCTTGCAAGTTTTTCCCCAGCTGACAATTGCCTAGatagaaaaacaacacaaaatgtgcACTGTATTGCGCTACAATGTGTCTTTCTCACAGTAACCGTAACTGATTTGCCAGAATGTGGACATAAATCTAAatactcaaaataaaatacagatttAAGTCATACTACGTATACTGCTTCTAGATTAGTCAATTGATTACAAGTTTTAAATCATACTTAATCgcattatttccatttttaactcgcgattaatcataaattaattgTCCGTTATATCTaatctaaatgtacagtaaaatatatttttcaagtttttcttaCTTAACATTAAAGTGGACAAATGTGGTTTATTTTAGCTCAAATGACACaataattttacagtaattCATGAAGTTACAGTTAACGGTTACAGTTAtgagtgtgaaacattgagtcatttgtgttgtggtaatttttctgccacgaggtggcattagtgtttcatgttggacgctACTGacagtaattattattttcaaatgcaCAGCAATTGGAACATGAAGAAACGCTGACTCCAggtcattttgttcattttaaatagCCACCAGCTTTccccacaaatacatatttatatatatatatatattatattatatagtttttatcatatttattatCGCTAAATACTATTATTGAGACTCATTTGCACAATGttgtatgtatttgttttttttactgccttTCAACATCCTATTTAATGCTTCTTAATGTCATTTTAAGGCGCTAGCGATTCACATCTACAGTATCTAGTCATGTATGATTAAGTATTTATTGTTACTGGTTGAATGATTGGCTTCTTACAACGGCAACTTGATGGTTTTGTCGAGTAACTGGAGTCACGGTTGAAG
Protein-coding sequences here:
- the zcchc2 gene encoding zinc finger CCHC domain-containing protein 2 isoform X3, yielding MPKMKLRMKTGEEGGDETTEEDALDPRERQHIPSVVSPTSMSNRLERSPKTRLYPAQLDKETVFEWFGLHLNPAKRIEFMCGLMHMCQPLELRFLGSYLEDLARKDYHVLRDFEFRANNPHELGILTDLIDPVVRSKLLVCLSLLGSDSRECAGILFRILSHVDPSPFYKKYDYSLPPFRDPQHHSFHPDENTCKQTCGVSSTETSAGPLDQLALLFSMASLHPAFHFHQRETLRTHLDKIELAIEEERRQLHRNAQTTELPGQKVEYLPSSSLGLGECADSHPPCQSRRSRRGAIQRKAVHIEAIVLKCISLTRIDKEYNFEVKWSDSSSSHVTKTHLELENFLFKLPKEQCTESFAKSLLRLLSQGHHYESREGEKSLREKFLAAPPIFRQSRKVCSFFNRDSSYSTKPSSCRCNCQLGKNLQGDCSDASSQDEESYSQGHKKKHGAKSASQSLSSAKGPQGDSRRGPHVAELGGPAERRKRGFKLRSVPEAEQDTEKRSHAGAKTKSKVQPADGDTEKGSSRVTNGNLAPTYLPQKKGSVAVAGGSGPDTFGETSSESYSSPSSPQHRGAESLDSEDDNNKDTDSHSDDSFKAAGPGMFFTHQADPTPVHPLSPNHHTPQTDFPVLENSIQFPPLSFLHTLPDVLPNGTCDPPLPSQNILPDRKPPMMPMPPVGPVLPGPGEPDKRDIMPTFGIPSMGFQPPVQRFKTALAHNQGGHDGSSESTSAKHPGLTLPSALPPPYGLPPGGAAATSGLVPPAVPTHTPGPAPSPALAHSDCIPYSNASDSNNPIALQQTPQQQVAPPAPPPPPPPPPQQHLMGCGTCGCHNNCGSRGGGGGNGCQAPLFFPNHQMAAVRQVFSVPPPLLQLTSLRINSYLTQGQPPHQANGAAALPPFYAGHPSAYGPLHSHPHSRADVPSHMLSTQVVAATSYNLQQQMTPGASFQCIYQQVYPNPLGMLQAPMPGGGGVNKKNGSVSCSNCGVSGHYAQDCNQPSIDSSQQGGFRLKYAASHVAEALDGAD
- the zcchc2 gene encoding zinc finger CCHC domain-containing protein 2 isoform X2, with the protein product MPKMKLRMKTGEEGGDETTEEDALDPRERQHIPSVVSPTSMSNRLERSPKTRLYPAQLDKETVFEWFGLHLNPAKRIEFMCGLMHMCQPLELRFLGSYLEDLARKDYHVLRDFEFRANNPHELGILTDLIDPVVRSKLLVCLSLLGSDSRECAGILFRILSHVDPSPFYKKYDYSLPPFRDPQHHSFHPDENTCKQTCGVSSTETSAGPLDQLALLFSMASLHPAFHFHQRETLRTHLDKIELAIEEERRQLHRNAQTTELPGQKVEYLPSSSLGLGECADSHPPCQSRRSRRGAIQRKAVHIEAIVLKCISLTRIDKEYNFEVKWSDSSSSHVTKTHLELENFLFKLPKEQCTESFAKSLLRLLSQGHHYESREGEKSLREKFLAAPPIFRQSRKVCSFFNRDSSYSTKPSSCRCNCQLGKNLQGDCSDASSQDEESYSQGHKKKHGAKSASQRLVFSLSSAKGPQGDSRRGPHVAELGGPAERRKRGFKLRSVPEAEQDTEKRSHAGAKTKSKVQPADGDTEKGSSRVTNGNLAPTYLPQKKGSVAVAGGSGPDTFGETSSESYSSPSSPQHRGAESLDSEDDNNKDTDSHSDDSFKAAGPGMFFTHQADPTPVHPLSPNHHTPQTDFPVLENSIQFPPLSFLHTLPDVLPNGTCDPPLPSQNILPDRKPPMMPMPPVGPVLPGPGEPDKRDIMPTFGIPSMGFQPPVQRFKTALAHNQGGHDGSSESTSAKHPGLTLPSALPPPYGLPPGGAAATSGLVPPAVPTHTPGPAPSPALAHSDCIPYSNASDSNNPIALQQTPQQQVAPPAPPPPPPPPPQQHLMGCGTCGCHNNCGSRGGGGGNGCQAPLFFPNHQMAAVRQVFSVPPPLLQLTSLRINSYLTQGQPPHQANGAAALPPFYAGHPSAYGPLHSHPHSRADVPSHMLSTQVVAATSYNLQQQMTPGASFQCIYQQVYPNPLGMLQAPMPGGGGVNKKNGSVSCSNCGVSGHYAQDCNQPSIDSSQQGGFRLKYAASHVAEALDGAD
- the zcchc2 gene encoding zinc finger CCHC domain-containing protein 2 isoform X1, with translation MPKMKLRMKTGEEGGDETTEEDALDPRERQHIPSVVSPTSMSNRLERSPKTRLYPAQLDKETVFEWFGLHLNPAKRIEFMCGLMHMCQPLELRFLGSYLEDLARKDYHVLRDFEFRANNPHELGILTDLIDPVVRSKLLVCLSLLGSDSRECAGILFRILSHVDPSPFYKKYDYSLPPFRDPQHHSFHPDENTCKQTCGVSSTETSAGPLDQLALLFSMASLHPAFHFHQRETLRTHLDKIELAIEEERRQLHRNAQTTELPGQKVEYLPSSSLGLGECADSHPPCQSRRSRRGAIQRKAVHIEAIVLKCISLTRIDKEYNFEVKWSDSSSSHVTKTHLELENFLFKLPKEQCTESFAKSLLRLLSQGHHYESREGEKSLREKFLAAPPIFRQSRKVCSFFNRDSSYSTKPSSCRCNCQLGKNLQGDCSDASSQDEESYSQGHKKKHGAKSASQRRLVFSLSSAKGPQGDSRRGPHVAELGGPAERRKRGFKLRSVPEAEQDTEKRSHAGAKTKSKVQPADGDTEKGSSRVTNGNLAPTYLPQKKGSVAVAGGSGPDTFGETSSESYSSPSSPQHRGAESLDSEDDNNKDTDSHSDDSFKAAGPGMFFTHQADPTPVHPLSPNHHTPQTDFPVLENSIQFPPLSFLHTLPDVLPNGTCDPPLPSQNILPDRKPPMMPMPPVGPVLPGPGEPDKRDIMPTFGIPSMGFQPPVQRFKTALAHNQGGHDGSSESTSAKHPGLTLPSALPPPYGLPPGGAAATSGLVPPAVPTHTPGPAPSPALAHSDCIPYSNASDSNNPIALQQTPQQQVAPPAPPPPPPPPPQQHLMGCGTCGCHNNCGSRGGGGGNGCQAPLFFPNHQMAAVRQVFSVPPPLLQLTSLRINSYLTQGQPPHQANGAAALPPFYAGHPSAYGPLHSHPHSRADVPSHMLSTQVVAATSYNLQQQMTPGASFQCIYQQVYPNPLGMLQAPMPGGGGVNKKNGSVSCSNCGVSGHYAQDCNQPSIDSSQQGGFRLKYAASHVAEALDGAD
- the zcchc2 gene encoding zinc finger CCHC domain-containing protein 2 isoform X4, which encodes MPKMKLRMKTGEEGGDETTEEDALDPRERQHIPSVVSPTSMSNRLERSPKTRLYPAQLDKETVFEWFGLHLNPAKRIEFMCGLMHMCQPLELRFLGSYLEDLARKDYHVLRDFEFRANNPHELGILTDLIDPVVRSKLLVCLSLLGSDSRECAGILFRILSHVDPSPFYKKYDYSLPPFRDPQHHSFHPDENTCKQTCGVSSTETSAGPLDQLALLFSMASLHPAFHFHQRETLRTHLDKIELAIEEERRQLHRNAQTTELPGQKVEYLPSSSLGLGECADSHPPCQSRRSRRGAIQRKAVHIEAIVLKCISLTRIDKEYNFEVKWSDSSSSHVTKTHLELENFLFKLPKEQCTESFAKSLLRLLSQGHHYESREGEKSLREKFLAAPPIFRQSRKVCSFFNRDSSYSTKPSSCRCNCQLGKNLQGDCSDASSQDEESYSQGHKKKHGAKSASQRRLVFSLSSAKGPQGDSRRGPHVAELGGPAERRKRGFKLRSVPEAEQDTEKRSHAGAKTKSKVQPADGDTEKGSSRVTNGNLAPTYLPQKKGSVAVAGGSGPDTFGETSSESYSSPSSPQHRGAESLDSEDDNNKDTDSHSDDSFKAAGPGMFFTHQADPTPVHPLSPNHHTPQTDFPVLENSIQFPPLSFLHTLPDVLPNGTCDPPLPSQNILPDRKPPMMPMPPVGPVLPGPGEPDKRDIMPTFGIPSMGFQPPVQRFKTALAHNQGGHDGSSESTSAKHPGLTLPSALPPPYGLPPGGAAATSGLVPPAVPTHTPGPAPSPALAHSDCIPYSNASDSNNPIALQQTPQQQAAAAATAAKRRSSSRTTKWRRCGRCSAFRRLSCN